A stretch of the Arachis stenosperma cultivar V10309 chromosome 6, arast.V10309.gnm1.PFL2, whole genome shotgun sequence genome encodes the following:
- the LOC130932795 gene encoding 7-deoxyloganetin glucosyltransferase-like, translated as MGSLNITKNNKPHAVFMPYPAQGHINPMLKLAKLLHHKGFHITFVYTDYNRNRLLKSRGSDSLRNLPSFRFETIPDGLPVDPNPVDATQDVPLLCDSTSKRCLPHFKKLISELNGGDSGVPPVTCIVSDGTMSFGIEAAEELEIPVVVFWTASGCGTMCYMHYRQLVDKDFTPLKDMNDITNGYLETTINWVPGMKEIRLRDMPSFIRTTDPNDIMLNFFIRESKRAQRAHAIIINTFDALDHDILEAFSTINNLPPVYSVGPLNLLLNHITDKDLKSIASNLWKEDPKCIEWLDKQEPNSVVYINFGSITTMTSENLIEFAWGIANCNKKFLWVIRPDLVAGENAVLPPEFVEVTRIRGMLANWCPQEQVLPHPSIGVFLTHSGWNSTLESMCGGVPMICWPFFAEQQTNCRFCCTEWGIGLEIEDVRRDKIESLVRESMDGEKGVDMKQKALKLKKLAMEAASAPDGSSFQNLDKLIHQVLLSKFAKN; from the exons ATGGGTTCTTTGAACATAACAAAGAATAATAAGCCACATGCAGTGTTCATGCCATACCCAGCACAAGGACACATAAACCCAATGCTAAAACTAGCAAAGCTTCTTCACCACAAAGGCTTCCACATCACGTTCGTTTACACCGACTACAATCGCAACCGCCTTCTCAAATCCAGAGGCTCCGACTCGCTCAGAAACCTACCATCCTTCCGATTCGAAACCATCCCCGACGGTCTACCCGTGGACCCTAACCCTGTGGATGCAACGCAGGATGTACCGTTACTGTGTGACTCCACTAGCAAAAGGTGCTTGCCGCACTTCAAGAAGCTGATTTCAGAGCTGAATGGCGGTGATAGCGGTGTTCCTCCGGTGACTTGCATAGTATCTGACGGAACGATGAGTTTCGGGATTGAGGCAGCGGAAGAATTGGAGATCCCGGTGGTGGTGTTTTGGACGGCAAGTGGGTGTGGGACCATGTGCTATATGCACTATCGCCAACTTGTTGATAAAGACTTCACTCCCCTTAAAG ACATGAATGATATCACAAATGGGTATTTGGAGACAACTATCAACTGGGTACCCGGAATGAAAGAGATCCGATTGAGGGATATGCCCAGCTTTATCAGGACCACAGACCCAAATGATATTATGCTTAATTTCTTTATAAGAGAATCCAAGAGAGCTCAAAGAGCTCATGCAATCATAATCAATACATTTGATGCCTTAGATCATGATATCTTGGAAGCATTCTCCACCATTAATAATTTGCCACCTGTCTATTCCGTTGGTCCGTTGAATCTTCTACTAAACCATATCACAGACAAGGACTTGAAATCCATTGCATCTAATCTTTGGAAGGAAGATCCAAAGTGTATTGAGTGGCTAGACAAACAAGAGCCAAATTCAGTGGTGTACATAAACTTTGGTAGCATCACAACTATGACCAGTGAAAATTTAATAGAGTTTGCTTGGGGAATTGCCAATTGCAACAAAAAGTTTTTGTGGGTAATTAGGCCAGATCTTGTGGCTGGTGAAAATGCTGTGTTACCTCCTGAATTTGTGGAAGTGACAAGAATTAGAGGCATGTTAGCAAATTGGTGTCCCCAAGAACAAGTTTTGCCTCACCCTTCAATTGGGGTGTTTTTGACACACAGTGGTTGGAACTCAACATTGGAAAGTATGTGTGGTGGTGTGCCCATGATATGTTGGCCCTTCTTTGCTGAGCAACAAACCAATTGTAGGTTTTGTTGTACGGAATGGGGAATTGGGTTGGAGATTGAAGATGTTAGGAGGGACAAAATTGAGAGTCTTGTGAGGGAGTCAATGGATGGAGAGAAGGGTGTTGATATGAAACAAAAGGCtttgaaattgaagaaattaGCAATGGAAGCTGCTTCTGCCCCAGATGGATCCTCGTTTCAGAATCTAGACAAGTTGATTCATCAAGTTCTCTTGAGCAAATTTGCTAAAAATTGA